The Mercurialis annua linkage group LG8, ddMerAnnu1.2, whole genome shotgun sequence genome window below encodes:
- the LOC126661993 gene encoding uncharacterized protein LOC126661993 yields MRGSGGSSAGRGRGRDTVQGRGRGRGDPEQDAPEDSDPGAEQQVLAARPAPRRAARQPQPQGQPPATDETGRVRVTPDAAREKLLDSRNDSGTASRAILPIFRSRWFAEGSSWKKITAEHKGFYFEEFKKGFCWDPTYPEDLIRGVFYRHAGNRYKDTLHNMKPDKKEGSHELIG; encoded by the exons ATGAGAGGTTCAGGTGGTTCTTCTGCCGGCCGAGGCCGCGGTAGGGATACAGTTCAGGGACGCGGACGTGGACGCGGCGACCCAGAGCAGGATGCCCCTGAGGACTCGGATCCCGGGGCTGAGCAGCAGGTGCTAGCTGCTAGACCTGCGCCGCGGAGAGCGGCGAGACAGCCGCAACCACAGGGCCAGCCACCAGCGACGGACGAGACTGGGAGGGTTAGAGTTACACCAGATGCTGCAAG AGAAAAATTACTGGATAGCAGGAACGACAGCGGGACAGCATCTAGGGCGATCTTGCCCATTTTCCGATCTAGATGGTTTGCTGAGGGTTCCTCGTGGAAGAAGATTACAGCAGAGCATAAGGGCTTCTACTTCGAGGAGTTCAAG AAGGGTTTTTGCTGGGACCCGACCTACCCTGAGGATCTGATTAGAGGGGTCTTCTACCGACATGCGGGCAATCGGTATAAAGATACTCTCCACAACATGAAGCCGGATAAAAAAGAGGGCAGT CACGAGCTAATCGGATGA
- the LOC126660008 gene encoding uncharacterized protein LOC126660008, whose protein sequence is MPSERLSWDRKDFFKQRKYDRPTPRWRDSSSSSSSHYGSSRDFARWGGGGGGGGSNEFRRPPGHGKQGGWHLFPEESGHCGYVPFRSSERILEDKNRRPSVSRGDGGKYGRNGRDSRGSFGSQRDWKPRSWDLNNGSPNLPGRLHDGSNNQRPVEDMVNYPSSHPLPEFSNAWGQLPSKDQHDNINNDNSSNNKLAGVNGLGTGQRGDRESSLDWKSFKWTRSGSLSSRGSGFSHSSSSKSLGGADFGDGKADLQIKKAAVVQSPSGDATACVTSAQSEDMSSRKKPRLNWGEGLAKYEKKKVDGPDVDVNGDAAVISARNTEPMHSHSSNLADKSPRIMGLSECASPATPSSVACSSPGVMEKIHSKGTNAENDVANSYHSHSVGSQSHNEDFSLNLEVLDSSTIANLGSSLVQLLQYDDSCVVNSSFMSCTVMSKLLVLKGDISKALEVTESEIDSLENELKSLKSKSQHRYCPAASGSVPLGDGGKLGMKQVAASFNNMSRPSLLQVSCCGNGHVDEIPVYNGVMEKVHGGNKDDDVDSPGTATSKFFEPVSMLKEDSLKRDKCSGDIGVVQASSIAPSVNEEDIDRPACGNVSMPVETNDASFPSVASSAEDNLCNSILTANKESASVASEVLGNLLPRDPCYVDFLEVCSVALLQNDALIKERFSLRRRFLKFKERVVTLKFKAFQHLWKEDIRLLSIRKHRAKSQKRYELSLRATHSGYFKNRSSIRSRFSSPVGNLSLVPTAEMLNFTGNLLSVSQVKPYRNALKMPALILDKKERIASRFISSNALVEDPWAVENERAVINPWTSEEREIFIDKLATFGKDFQKIASYLDHKTIADCVEFYYKNHKSVGFEKTKKNKQVKSSTNYLMSSSKNWNRESNAASLHILGEASAIAAGADNSMGSKQMYSGRMYLGGYCNSKKLHCDDMNLDQSSKFDVLENEKETAAADVLAGICGSFSSEAMSSCITTSVDHVEGYREWKSKKVNSVRKRSSTSDFTQNIAEETCSDESCGEMDPADWTDEEKSAFIRAVSIYGKDFTMISRCVRTRSRDQCKVFFSKARKCLGLDSMHIAPGNIGSPESDDANGGESDTDDACALETSSMMCNEKVSKMDEELPSILVYAKNEDSKAAEKKNSNEAGLLDRNGSNAGKPFDSNACQIECKPELASVQDSKSLDGSVHQSDFVEAQEISNESVGSETLKPVEGSNAVGNVDHPDSSNPGSVTDVKAIGEVSVKERGNQLQGKKLFLHESRLNSRTQDSSASMNVSNLPSDMGSSSNYSHSVENLHHVSVEFESVEKPLIVSLQLENKLATATSVGSDHLQQFPGQSVVCNESQQILEGYPLQIPMNREMKRDVSCISLPEVQNRNLLTSEKSASKFVAQDGYLQKCNGTKVQCSGQLTEHGDDHPRSWSDMEKPCRNGNVKLFGKILGNPSSTQKSDSAIHRNGEHEVRCSKPTNKTTLKFTGHQTTDVNGSSILKFDHNNFIGLENVPVKSYGFWDGSKIQTGFSSIPPEYFLAKYPAAFSNYHMSTPKVEQPGLQAAVKCNDRSVNSVSVLPDRETCSGSNGVIDYQMYRSHDSSKLQQLSVEMKQRQDMFSEIQRMNGFDGVSNFQQQGKAAVVGMNVVGRGGILVGGSCTGVSDPVAALKMHYATSEQFSGQNGRGGIMEEFDVGR, encoded by the exons atGCCGTCGGAGAGATTGTCCTGGGATCGGAAAGATTTTTTCAAGCAGCGGAAGTACGATAGGCCGACTCCTCGATGGAGGGATTCTTCGTCTTCTTCGTCGAGTCATTATGGGTCGTCCCGCGATTTTGCCCGTTGGggaggtggaggtggaggaGGAGGATCCAATGAGTTTCGCCGGCCTCCTG GTCATGGTAAGCAGGGTGGTTGGCACCTGTTTCCTGAAGAATCTGGCCATTGTGGATATGTGCCTTTTCGATCCAGTGAGAGGATTTTAGAAGACAAGAACCGTAGGCCCTCAGTTTCGCGGGGAGATGGTGGCAAATATGGCAGGAATGGTAGGGATAGTAGGGGATCTTTTGGCAGTCAGAGGGATTGGAAACCTCGTTCATGGGATTTGAATAATGGGTCTCCTAATTTGCCTGGCAGGTTGCATGATGGGAGTAACAATCAGAGGCCTGTGGAAGATATGGTAAATTACCCCTCTTCACATCCTCTTCCTGAATTTTCAAACGCGTGGGGTCAGCTTCCTTCAAAAGACCAGcatgataatattaataatgataatagtagtaataataaGCTGGCTGGTGTGAATGGGTTGGGAACAGGCCAAAGAGGTGATAGAGAGAGTTCTCTTGATTGGAAGTCCTTTAAGTGGACTCGTTCTGGAAGTTTGTCTTCTAGGGGATCAGGTTTTAGCCATTCAAGTAGCTCAAAGAGCCTTGGAGGTGCAGATTTTGGTGATGGAAAGGCTGATTTGCAGATTAAAAAGGCTGCTGTAGTTCAGTCTCCTTCTGGGGATGCTACTGCATGTGTCACTTCAGCACAGTCCGAAGATATGTCTTCCAGGAAGAAGCCACGCCTTAATTGGGGTGAGGGATTGGCGAAGTATGAGAAGAAGAAGGTTGATGGCCCTGATGTGGATGTAAATGGAGATGCTGCTGTTATTTCTGCACGTAATACAGAGCCAATGCATTCACATAGTTCGAACTTGGCCGACAAGAGCCCTAGAATAATGGGATTATCAGAGTGTGCATCACCTGCTACTCCTTCATCTGTTGCATGTTCGTCACCTG GTGTAATGGAGAAAATACATAGCAAGGGAACAAATGCTGAAAATGATGTTGCTAACTCATATCATTCGCACAGTGTGGGGTCCCAGAGTCATAATGAAGATTTTTCTCTTAACTTAGAGGTGTTGGATTCCTCTACAATAGCTAATTTAGGCTCTTCACTTGTTCAACTGCTTCAGTACGATGATTCTTGTGTGGTGAACTCTAGTTTTATGAGTTGTACAGTGATGAGTAAATTGCTTGTATTGAAGGGTGACATTTCTAAAGCTCTCGAGGTGACTGAATCTGAAATAGATTCTCTTGAAAATGAACTTAAGTCTCTGAAATCCAAATCCCAGCACAGATATTGTCCGGCAGCATCCGGTTCTGTTCCTCTGGGAGATGGCGGAAAACTTGGCATGAAACAGGTGGCGGCCTCTTTTAACAATATGTCAAGACCTTCCCTATTGCAAGTGTCATGCTGTGGTAATGGACATGTCGACGAGATACCTGTTTATAATGGTGTCATGGAGAAAGTTCATGGTGGTAATAAGGATGATGATGTTGATAGTCCAGGAACTGCTACATCAAAATTTTTTGAACCGGTGTCCATGTTGAAGGAAGATTCTTTGAAACGAGATAAATGTTCTGGTGATATAGGTGTCGTCCAAGCTTCAAGTATTGCACCCAGTGTCAATGAGGAAGATATTGACAGACCTGCTTGTGGGAATGTTAGTATGCCTGTAGAGACGAATGATGCATCTTTTCCAAGTGTTGCGAGTTCTGCAGAAGATAATTTATGTAATTCTATATTAACTGCCAATAAAGAGTCTGCTAGTGTAGCATCGGAAGTATTGGGTAACTTATTACCTAGAGATCCATGTTATGTTGATTTTCTGGAAGTATGCAGTGTTGCTTTATTGCAGAATGATGCATTAATTAAGGAAAGATTTTCTTTGAGGCGGCGGTTTCTGAAATTTAAGGAAAGAGTTGTCACCCTTAAGTTTAAAGCCTTTCAGCACCTGTGGAAAGAAGACATACGCTTGCTTTCAATAAGGAAACATCGTGCAAAGTCTCAGAAACGATATGAATTAAGCTTGCGGGCTACACATAGTGGGTACTTTAAAAATCGGTCTTCGATTCGCTCTAGATTTTCCTCTCCAG TTGGAAATTTGAGTCTGGTCCCTACCGCAGAGATGCTTAACTTCACGGGCAATCTGCTTTCAGTTTCACAAGTCAAGCCTTACAGGAATGCTTTAAAAATGCCAGCACTAATTTTGGACAAGAAAGAGAGAATAGCTTCACGGTTTATCTCCAGTAATGCATTGGTTGAAGATCCTTGGGCTGTTGAAAATGAAAGAGCTGTGATTAATCCCTGGACTTCAGAAGAGAGagaaatttttattgataagTTGGCCACCTTTGGGAAGGATTTTCAAAAAATTGCTTCTTATTTGGATCACAAGACAATTGCAGACTGTGTGGAATTCTACTACAAAAACCACAAATCTGTTGGTTTCgagaaaacaaaaaagaataAGCAAGTGAAGTCCTCTACCAACTACTTGATGTCGTCAAGTAAGAACTGGAATCGTGAAAGTAATGCTGCCTCACTTCATATCTTGGGTGAAGCTTCAGCGATAGCAGCTGGTGCTGACAATTCGATGGGAAGTAAACAGATGTATTCTGGTAGAATGTATTTGGGAGGATATTGTAATTCCAAAAAGTTGCATTGTGATGATATGAATTTAGACCAGTCAAGTAAGTTTGATGTTCTTGAGAATGAAAAAGAAACTGCTGCTGCTGATGTTTTAGCTGGCATTTGTGGTTCATTTTCCTCTGAGGCAATGAGTTCCTGCATCACTACTTCTGTCGATCATGTAGAGGGCTACCGGGAGTGGAAGTCCAAAAAGGTTAATTCTGTCAGAAAACGGTCTTCAACATCTGACTTCACACAAAATATTGCCGAGGAGACTTGTTCAGATGAGAGTTGTGGTGAAATGGATCCTGCTGATTGGACAGATGAGGAGAAGTCTGCTTTTATTCGTGCTGTCTCTATTTATGGCAAGGATTTTACTATGATTTCAAGATGTGTGAGGACAAGATCTAGGGACCAGTGTAAGGTTTTCTTCAGCAAGGCTCGGAAGTGCCTCGGACTGGATTCAATGCATATTGCGCCTGGAAATATAGGTAGTCCCGAGAGTGATGATGCAAATGGAGGGGAAAGTGACACAGATGACGCGTGTGCCCTTGAGACTTCCTCGATGATGTGTAATGAGAAGGTGTCCAAGATGGATGAGGAATTGCCATCAATTCTCGTTTATGCAAAGAATGAGGATTCCAAAGCTGCTGAGAAAAAGAATAGCAACGAGGCTGGGCTACTAGACCGGAATGGCTCCAATGCTGGAAAACCGTTTGATTCTAATGCTTGCCAGATAGAGTGCAAGCCTGAGCTAGCTTCTGTTCAAGATAGTAAGAGTCTTGATGGCTCTGTTCACCAGTCTGATTTTGTGGAGGCTCAGGAAATTTCAAATGAGTCAGTTGGTTCAGAAACTTTAAAACCTGTTGAAGGCAGCAACGCTGTTGGAAATGTAGATCACCCTGACTCATCGAATCCAGGTTCTGTTACTGATGTTAAGGCAATAGGGGAGGTTTCTGTCAAAGAAAGGGGAAATCAGTTGCAGGGAAAAAAACTTTTTCTGCACGAAAGTAGATTGAACAGCCGGACACAAGATTCAAGTGCCAGTATGAATGTGTCCAATCTTCCGTCTGATATGGGCTCTTCTTCAAACTATAGCCATAGTGTAGAAAATCTGCATCATGTGTCTGTGGAATTTGAATCTGTAGAGAAGCCTCTTATCGTCTCTTTACAGTTGGAGAATAAACTTGCTACTGCTACTTCTGTTGGCAGTGATCATTTACAGCAATTTCCAGGGCAATCTGTAGTTTGTAATGAGTCTCAGCAGATACTCGAGGGTTATCCGCTTCAAATTCCAATGAATAGGGAGATGAAAAGGGATGTTTCTTGTATATCACTTCCTGAAGTGCAGAACCGGAACCTTTTAACTTCAGAAAAAAGTGCCAGCAAGTTTGTGGCTCAAGATGGCTACCTTCAAAAGTGTAACGGTACAAAGGTTCAGTGCTCGGGTCAGCTTACTGAACACGGCGATGATCATCCTCGAAGTTGGTCAGATATGGAAAAGCCATGCAGGAATGGCAATGTTAAATTATTTGGCAAAATACTCGGTAATCCCTCATCTACCCAGAAGTCAGATTCTGCCATCCACAGAAATGGCGAACACGAAGTCCGTTGTTCTAAACCGACTAACAAGACAACTCTGAAGTTCACTGGCCATCAAACGACGGATGTGAATGGGAGTTCTATCTTGAAGTTTGATCACAATAATTTTATTGGCCTCGAGAATGTGCCGGTGAAGAGTTATGGCTTTTGGGATGGAAGTAAGATACAGACAGGGTTTTCGTCAATTCCTCCCGAGTACTTTCTGGCCAAGTATCCTGCAGCATTTAGCAATTACCATATGTCGACTCCCAAAGTGGAGCAGCCGGGTTTACAGGCTGCTGTGAAGTGTAATGACCGTAGTGTGAACAGTGTATCAGTTTTACCTGATAGAGAAACATGTAGTGGTAGCAATGGAGTGATTGATTATCAGATGTACCGGAGTCACGACAGCAGTAAATTGCAGCAACTCTCAGTAGAAATGAAGCAACGGCAGGATATGTTCTCTGAGATTCAAAGAATGAACGGGTTCGACGGAGTCTCAAATTTCCAGCAGCAGGGGAAGGCAGCAGTAGTAGGAATGAATGTCGTAGGTCGGGGAGGAATTCTTGTCGGAGGATCATGCACTGGCGTTTCTGACCCTGTGGCAGCCCTTAAAATGCATTATGCGACTTCCGAGCAGTTTAGTGGGCAAAATGGGAGAGGAGGAATCATGGAGGAATTTGACGTAGGCAGGTAG